One segment of Xiphias gladius isolate SHS-SW01 ecotype Sanya breed wild chromosome 1, ASM1685928v1, whole genome shotgun sequence DNA contains the following:
- the LOC120796238 gene encoding protein C19orf12 homolog isoform X1, whose product MARPVDDVIRLCCQISAHHQIKVTVKNSTKGAMVAGGTAFVGGLLGGPAGIAVGGTVGGLLGSWLTSGQFKPLPQVLMELPPIQQKTLYDYVVAILGKLDWKDAAQLIALVMGNATLKQQVTAALLNYITKELKAEVCYQD is encoded by the exons ATGGCTCGTCCAGTGGATGATGTCATACGTCTGTGCTGTCAAATATCAGCTCACCATCAGATCAAGGTCACAGTGAAGAATTCCACCAAGGGAGCAATGGTTGCAGGAGGAACTGCCTTTGTAGGCGGGCTGCTCGGCGGACCTGCAGGGATTGCCGTTG GTGGAACAGTAGGCGGTCTCTTGGGCAGCTGGCTGACCAGCGGTCAGTTCAAGCCTCTGCCTCAGGTCCTGATGGAGCTGCCACCTATCCAGCAAAAGACGCTCTATGATTACGTCGTGGCCATTTTAGGCAAACTGGACTGGAAGGACGCAGCCCAGCTCATTGCCCTTGTGATGGGCAATGCCACCCTCAAGCAGCAGGTCACTGCTGCATTGTTGAACTACATCACAAAGGAACTCAAAGCAGAGGTGTGTTATCAAGACTGA
- the LOC120796238 gene encoding protein C19orf12 homolog isoform X2, with amino-acid sequence MVGMARPVDDVIRLCCQISAHHQIKVTVKNSTKGAMVAGGTAFVGGLLGGPAGIAVGGTVGGLLGSWLTSGQFKPLPQVLMELPPIQQKTLYDYVVAILGKLDWKDAAQLIALVMGNATLKQQVTAALLNYITKELKAEVCYQD; translated from the exons ATGGTAG GGATGGCTCGTCCAGTGGATGATGTCATACGTCTGTGCTGTCAAATATCAGCTCACCATCAGATCAAGGTCACAGTGAAGAATTCCACCAAGGGAGCAATGGTTGCAGGAGGAACTGCCTTTGTAGGCGGGCTGCTCGGCGGACCTGCAGGGATTGCCGTTG GTGGAACAGTAGGCGGTCTCTTGGGCAGCTGGCTGACCAGCGGTCAGTTCAAGCCTCTGCCTCAGGTCCTGATGGAGCTGCCACCTATCCAGCAAAAGACGCTCTATGATTACGTCGTGGCCATTTTAGGCAAACTGGACTGGAAGGACGCAGCCCAGCTCATTGCCCTTGTGATGGGCAATGCCACCCTCAAGCAGCAGGTCACTGCTGCATTGTTGAACTACATCACAAAGGAACTCAAAGCAGAGGTGTGTTATCAAGACTGA